The following proteins come from a genomic window of Deltaproteobacteria bacterium:
- a CDS encoding type II toxin-antitoxin system PrlF family antitoxin, with amino-acid sequence MPLSSRLTSKCQVTVPREIRKALRLSPGNLVHFAIEGGKAFLSPAPESHARALKGLGKEAWGALGGADRFLRRERDSWA; translated from the coding sequence ATGCCGCTGTCCAGCCGACTGACGAGCAAATGCCAGGTCACGGTGCCGAGGGAGATCCGGAAGGCGCTGCGCCTTTCCCCAGGCAACCTTGTCCACTTCGCCATCGAGGGAGGGAAGGCGTTTCTCAGCCCCGCGCCGGAAAGCCACGCGCGGGCCTTGAAGGGGCTCGGAAAAGAAGCGTGGGGGGCCCTGGGCGGCGCCGACCGCTTCCTGCGGCGGGAGCGGGATTCCTGGGCGTGA
- a CDS encoding diacylglycerol kinase family lipid kinase, with the protein MIDVIYNPVAGPRGVNRIDRVHSYLSARGLPFRIRETAAPGDAVVMARESALEGANAVVVVGGDGTMNEVADGLAGSATRLAFVPHGTGNVFAREFSLPESVEGCLDLLSSGKTISVRMAKANDRRFVLLASAGFDAEVVERMNSRQKNLLGIAAYVLCGARHLLRSQPTLWLEFPDRERIEAQAVIVARGKKYGGNVTIAPGGDISGETFQVIALLRKGRWSIAKFVLDALRGKHGASRHVLVRETPSLFVRCPIPSACQVDGEYLGPLPVRFSVTDDFLRVVVPKEFPFPPA; encoded by the coding sequence ATGATCGACGTGATCTACAATCCCGTCGCCGGCCCCAGGGGCGTGAACCGGATCGACCGGGTTCACTCGTACCTGTCGGCGCGCGGTCTCCCCTTCCGGATCCGGGAGACGGCCGCCCCCGGGGATGCCGTCGTGATGGCGCGCGAGTCGGCGCTCGAAGGGGCCAACGCCGTGGTCGTCGTCGGCGGGGACGGCACGATGAACGAAGTCGCGGACGGGTTGGCGGGAAGCGCCACCCGCCTGGCCTTCGTCCCCCACGGGACCGGGAACGTCTTCGCCCGCGAGTTTTCCCTCCCCGAATCGGTGGAAGGGTGCCTCGACCTGCTCTCCTCCGGGAAGACGATCTCCGTCCGGATGGCGAAGGCGAACGATCGGCGCTTCGTCCTGCTGGCCTCCGCGGGATTCGACGCCGAGGTGGTGGAGCGGATGAACTCCCGCCAGAAAAACCTCCTCGGCATCGCCGCCTACGTCCTGTGCGGCGCGCGGCACCTCCTCCGCTCCCAGCCGACCCTCTGGCTCGAGTTCCCCGACCGTGAGCGGATCGAGGCGCAGGCCGTCATCGTCGCGCGGGGGAAAAAGTACGGCGGGAACGTGACGATCGCACCGGGAGGCGACATCTCCGGGGAGACGTTCCAGGTGATCGCCCTCCTGCGGAAGGGACGCTGGTCGATCGCGAAGTTCGTCCTCGACGCCCTGCGGGGGAAGCACGGCGCCTCCCGCCACGTCCTGGTCCGGGAGACCCCTTCCCTCTTCGTCCGCTGCCCGATCCCGTCCGCCTGCCAGGTCGATGGCGAGTACCTCGGGCCGCTCCCGGTCCGGTTCTCGGTGACCGACGACTTCCTGAGAGTCGTCGTCCCGAAGGAGTTCCCCTTCCCCCCGGCTTGA
- a CDS encoding ATP-binding protein produces the protein MARRLSIAAKFFLTHLAIAGIALFIAGAVGFFLVRNLVMADADESLLARAHIVAETFRPLLAAPSPNGERIAREGDRLGKEIGARITVVLPDGTVVADSTVGAAGVRGMENHALHPEIRDALSGTTGVSLRRSITVREEQRYAALPISIGGTIVGAARASVPAATLTRRLWQITGIIWGTGLFALLLILGGAAFMARRVTGPLAEMQAAAKEMGAGNLTRRAQVRTGDEFEKMANAMNRMASHLAGTIRQLDAGKARLETLLANLDDGVIVIAADRSVRMMNREAGEIFDASGTMGAGRPYPEVIRHPQALAFIDGWIKGEEPKPRDLAIVTRQGSRTVRCSGTTVRYLGESDADVLLTLRDVTEERRLSQVKSDFVSNASHELRTPLTNIRGYLEAIQDAVREGAAPESSFIDVALGNALRMERLIDDLLELSRAESGAVPLEKEETSLSAFLSRVADQHRSSAEQAGKTLEVEAGDGAFRADLRKLALAVSNLVDNALKYGKKGGRVTLSGRIEGDTCLLEVADDGPGISPEHLPRIFERFYRVDKGRSRELGGTGLGLSITKHIVESHGGILRVESRVGVGTRFVIRIPAP, from the coding sequence TTGGCCCGCCGCCTCTCCATCGCCGCGAAATTCTTCCTCACGCACCTCGCGATCGCCGGGATCGCCCTGTTCATCGCCGGCGCCGTCGGCTTCTTTCTCGTGCGAAATCTTGTGATGGCGGACGCGGACGAGAGCCTGCTCGCCCGGGCCCACATCGTCGCCGAGACGTTCCGGCCGCTGCTCGCGGCCCCCTCGCCGAACGGGGAGCGAATCGCCCGGGAAGGGGACCGCCTCGGAAAGGAGATCGGCGCGCGCATCACCGTCGTTCTGCCCGACGGAACCGTGGTTGCCGATTCCACCGTGGGGGCGGCCGGTGTGCGGGGAATGGAGAACCACGCGCTCCACCCCGAGATCCGCGACGCCCTCTCGGGAACGACGGGTGTATCCCTCCGGCGAAGCATCACCGTCCGGGAGGAACAGCGGTACGCGGCCCTCCCGATCTCGATCGGGGGCACGATCGTCGGGGCGGCCCGCGCCTCGGTCCCCGCCGCCACCCTCACCCGCCGTCTCTGGCAGATCACCGGGATCATCTGGGGGACCGGGCTCTTCGCGCTCCTCCTGATCCTCGGGGGCGCTGCCTTCATGGCACGGAGGGTCACCGGTCCCTTGGCGGAGATGCAGGCGGCGGCGAAGGAGATGGGCGCCGGCAACCTTACCCGGCGCGCCCAGGTGCGGACGGGGGACGAGTTCGAAAAAATGGCGAACGCGATGAACCGGATGGCGTCGCACCTTGCCGGTACGATTCGACAGCTGGACGCGGGGAAAGCACGCCTCGAGACGCTTTTGGCCAACCTCGACGACGGGGTCATCGTCATCGCCGCGGATCGGTCGGTACGGATGATGAACCGGGAAGCCGGGGAGATCTTCGACGCCTCGGGGACAATGGGCGCGGGACGCCCGTACCCGGAGGTGATCCGCCATCCTCAGGCCCTCGCCTTCATCGACGGTTGGATCAAGGGGGAAGAACCGAAACCGCGGGACCTTGCCATCGTCACGCGCCAGGGAAGTCGCACGGTCCGATGTTCCGGGACGACGGTGCGGTACCTCGGGGAATCGGACGCGGACGTCCTCCTCACCCTTCGGGACGTCACCGAGGAGCGGCGGCTCTCGCAGGTCAAGAGCGATTTCGTCTCCAACGCATCCCACGAACTGCGCACCCCGCTGACGAACATCCGCGGCTACCTCGAGGCGATCCAGGATGCGGTGCGGGAAGGAGCGGCCCCGGAATCGTCCTTCATCGACGTGGCGCTCGGGAACGCCCTCCGGATGGAACGGCTGATCGACGACCTCCTCGAACTGTCCCGCGCCGAGTCCGGCGCCGTGCCGCTCGAGAAGGAGGAGACGTCCCTCTCCGCCTTCCTCTCCCGGGTGGCGGACCAGCACCGGTCTTCCGCGGAACAGGCGGGAAAAACGCTGGAAGTCGAGGCGGGCGACGGCGCGTTCCGGGCCGACCTCCGGAAGCTCGCGCTCGCCGTCTCGAACCTGGTCGACAACGCCCTGAAATACGGGAAGAAGGGGGGACGTGTCACCCTCTCCGGCCGGATCGAGGGAGACACCTGCCTCCTCGAGGTGGCCGACGACGGACCGGGGATTTCACCGGAGCACCTCCCGCGAATCTTCGAGCGGTTCTACCGCGTCGACAAGGGGCGGTCGAGGGAGCTCGGGGGGACGGGCCTGGGCCTCTCCATCACGAAACACATCGTCGAATCGCACGGGGGGATCCTCCGCGTGGAGAGCCGCGTCGGCGTCGGCACGCGATTCGTCATCCGGATCCCGGCGCCCTGA
- a CDS encoding histidine phosphatase family protein yields MKLYLVRHAEAIERTGTMADGDRYLTPKGRLAFRKIARRVRRAGIAPDVIFTSPLLRAVQTAEILAERLDHSGPVVVTRELSPGFDLRALRVLLSGAESPAEAAFVGHEPDLGILAAALLAVPGGFPLRKGAVLALEADGSARKGTTKFLWMEDGKGTATRLPGASRG; encoded by the coding sequence ATGAAGCTGTACCTCGTCCGCCATGCGGAGGCGATCGAACGCACGGGCACGATGGCGGATGGCGACCGGTACCTGACGCCCAAGGGACGCCTCGCCTTCCGCAAGATCGCCCGTCGGGTCCGCAGGGCCGGCATCGCCCCCGACGTCATCTTCACAAGCCCCCTGCTGCGCGCCGTCCAGACCGCCGAGATCCTCGCGGAGCGCCTGGACCATTCGGGCCCCGTCGTTGTTACGAGAGAGCTCTCCCCGGGCTTCGATCTTCGGGCCCTCCGCGTCCTGCTGTCTGGTGCGGAGTCCCCTGCGGAGGCGGCCTTCGTTGGCCACGAGCCGGACCTGGGCATCCTCGCCGCTGCGCTGTTGGCCGTTCCGGGAGGTTTCCCGCTCCGGAAGGGAGCCGTCCTGGCCCTTGAGGCGGACGGAAGCGCCCGGAAAGGAACGACGAAGTTCCTGTGGATGGAGGACGGCAAGGGGACGGCCACCCGCCTTCCCGGCGCTTCCCGCGGGTGA
- a CDS encoding glycerophosphodiester phosphodiesterase — protein sequence MRPFFPAREPGRPIFAAHRGASDRALENSPAAFALAVSDVADLIEFDVRLSSDGAPVVFHDVRTGRTAKENLAVARTPAARLRAVRLKNGEMLPFLADVLEIVGGKVPINIESKAPGGIAAAAKALSKAGYGGELLLSSGLRDECLAARDLLPGISCGLVTRRPSASDLAFCLRHGLSSIHPSRRLLTVLRLRKVAASGIPLLPYTVDDPAEAFALLAAGAVGV from the coding sequence ATGCGTCCCTTTTTCCCAGCCCGGGAGCCGGGGCGGCCGATCTTCGCCGCCCACCGTGGCGCGTCGGACCGGGCGCTCGAGAACTCCCCGGCGGCATTCGCGCTGGCGGTCTCCGACGTCGCCGACCTGATCGAGTTCGACGTGCGCCTGTCCTCCGACGGCGCCCCGGTGGTTTTCCACGACGTCCGGACGGGGAGGACGGCGAAGGAGAATCTGGCCGTCGCGCGCACGCCGGCGGCGCGCCTCCGGGCGGTCCGGCTGAAGAACGGGGAGATGCTCCCTTTTCTCGCCGACGTGCTCGAGATCGTCGGTGGGAAGGTTCCGATCAACATCGAATCGAAAGCGCCCGGCGGGATCGCCGCGGCGGCGAAGGCGCTATCGAAGGCGGGCTACGGAGGGGAACTTCTCCTGTCGTCGGGGCTGCGCGACGAGTGCCTCGCCGCGCGGGACCTTCTTCCCGGGATCTCTTGCGGACTGGTCACCCGCCGCCCGTCGGCGTCCGACCTCGCCTTCTGCCTCCGCCACGGACTCTCCTCGATCCACCCCTCCCGCCGGCTCCTCACCGTCCTGCGTCTCCGGAAGGTCGCGGCGTCCGGCATCCCGCTCCTGCCGTACACGGTCGACGACCCGGCGGAGGCGTTCGCACTGCTCGCCGCCGGCGCCGTCGGCGTC
- a CDS encoding DUF6364 family protein has protein sequence MPVKLTLSVEKSVIERAKRFSRQQHKSLSKLVEGYLRELTGVPSGREDITPKVAALSGVISPGSLRRVRKVDYADFLTEKYR, from the coding sequence ATGCCGGTCAAGCTGACCTTGAGCGTCGAAAAAAGTGTCATCGAGCGGGCCAAGCGGTTCTCGCGGCAACAGCACAAAAGCCTGTCGAAACTTGTGGAAGGGTATCTCCGGGAGCTCACCGGCGTACCGTCCGGGCGGGAGGACATCACGCCGAAAGTGGCCGCATTGTCCGGCGTAATTTCGCCGGGGTCCCTCCGTCGAGTTCGGAAAGTCGACTATGCCGACTTCCTCACGGAGAAGTACCGGTGA
- a CDS encoding PIN domain-containing protein — MTPTRVTHERQRIFALDTNIFIYHFEENPSYVGFTEALFERIESGRVKAVTSALTLHEVLTGARKAGDDRLFSLYRDLIGSFPNLHLVPFDARIAEISSDLRARYDLPTPDAIQVATALQQGAETFVTNDARLKRVREIRITLPRKTG; from the coding sequence GTGACTCCCACGCGCGTCACCCACGAACGTCAGCGGATCTTCGCCCTCGACACGAACATCTTCATCTACCACTTCGAGGAAAACCCGTCGTACGTCGGCTTCACGGAAGCGCTGTTCGAACGGATCGAATCCGGGCGCGTGAAGGCGGTCACCTCGGCCCTGACCCTTCACGAGGTGCTCACCGGCGCGCGCAAGGCGGGGGACGACCGGCTCTTCTCCCTCTACCGGGACCTGATCGGCTCCTTCCCGAACCTGCACCTCGTCCCGTTCGACGCCCGGATCGCCGAGATCTCCTCGGACCTGCGCGCCCGCTACGATCTCCCCACCCCCGACGCGATCCAGGTCGCGACCGCCCTCCAGCAGGGTGCGGAGACGTTCGTGACGAACGACGCCCGCCTGAAGCGTGTCCGGGAGATCCGTATCACCCTTCCGCGAAAGACCGGCTGA
- a CDS encoding PIN domain-containing protein, whose translation MKRAVFVDTDVVLDLLSRRDPFYPHAARLFSQAERGTIKACVSSLSFANLFYILRKETSGSRAIEILKLFREVVTVLPVDDAVVSNALNAGFADFEDAVQYHVALAAGIPVLVTRNTRHYRKSVITVCSPEEYLALRGRG comes from the coding sequence GTGAAGAGAGCTGTTTTCGTCGATACCGACGTCGTCCTGGACCTTCTTTCGCGCCGTGACCCGTTTTATCCGCACGCAGCCAGGCTGTTCTCGCAAGCCGAGCGTGGAACGATCAAGGCATGCGTCTCGTCGCTCTCCTTCGCCAATCTTTTCTACATCCTGCGGAAGGAAACTTCCGGTAGCCGAGCCATTGAGATCTTGAAGTTGTTCCGGGAGGTAGTGACGGTCTTGCCCGTCGACGACGCTGTCGTCTCCAACGCATTGAATGCAGGCTTCGCCGATTTCGAGGACGCCGTCCAGTACCACGTGGCGTTGGCCGCCGGAATTCCCGTCCTCGTCACGCGCAACACCAGGCACTACCGCAAGTCGGTGATTACGGTGTGCTCTCCCGAGGAGTATCTGGCGCTGCGGGGCAGGGGGTAA
- a CDS encoding cytochrome c family protein — protein MRKVAFWTALVVAVVFASGTVFAAPPNKPIVLKAAKAKGPVTFDHAKHAKECATCHHKDAAGKEQKCDKCHGSKTEGKKLSLKEAFHTQCKDCHKKSNKGPFKKCDDCHKK, from the coding sequence CATTCTGGACAGCATTGGTCGTTGCGGTGGTTTTCGCCTCCGGCACGGTGTTCGCCGCGCCGCCGAACAAGCCCATCGTCCTGAAGGCTGCGAAGGCCAAGGGGCCGGTCACCTTCGATCACGCGAAACATGCCAAGGAATGCGCCACCTGCCACCACAAGGACGCGGCCGGCAAGGAGCAGAAATGCGACAAATGCCACGGGAGCAAGACCGAAGGGAAGAAGCTTTCCCTGAAGGAAGCCTTCCACACACAGTGCAAAGATTGCCACAAGAAGTCGAACAAGGGCCCCTTCAAGAAGTGCGACGACTGCCACAAGAAATAG
- a CDS encoding response regulator transcription factor, which translates to MPRTILVVEDEKEIRDLLAHYLRKEGFSPILAPDGETAILKARREKPNLVLLDILLPKADGLEVLRAIRSDETIGRTPVVMLTAKGDETDRIVGLELGADDYILKPFSPREVVARIKAILRRSRPGAQEPEPATLTYRELRMDVGRHEVRCQGKPVALTSKEFRILQVLLSSSGRVLSREAILSKVWGEDTHVIDRTVDVHIAKLRRKIPFLVKAIETVKDVGYKLREG; encoded by the coding sequence TTGCCGCGCACGATCCTCGTCGTCGAAGACGAAAAAGAGATCCGGGATCTGCTGGCCCACTACCTGCGCAAGGAGGGGTTCTCCCCGATCCTCGCGCCGGACGGGGAAACGGCGATCCTCAAGGCAAGGAGGGAAAAGCCGAACCTGGTCCTCCTCGACATCCTCCTTCCGAAGGCCGACGGGCTGGAAGTGTTGCGCGCGATCCGGTCGGACGAAACGATCGGCAGGACGCCGGTGGTCATGCTGACCGCGAAGGGGGACGAGACGGACCGGATCGTCGGGCTGGAGCTTGGTGCGGACGACTACATCCTCAAGCCGTTCAGCCCGAGGGAGGTCGTGGCCCGCATCAAGGCGATCCTGCGCCGCAGTCGTCCCGGGGCCCAGGAACCCGAGCCGGCAACATTGACCTACCGGGAGCTGCGGATGGACGTGGGCCGCCACGAAGTCCGGTGCCAGGGGAAGCCGGTCGCTCTTACCTCCAAGGAATTCCGTATCCTCCAGGTGCTCCTCTCCTCTTCAGGGCGGGTCCTCTCTCGCGAGGCGATCCTTTCGAAGGTCTGGGGGGAGGACACCCACGTGATCGACCGCACGGTCGACGTCCACATCGCGAAACTTCGCCGGAAGATCCCCTTCCTGGTCAAGGCCATCGAGACGGTGAAAGACGTCGGCTACAAGCTTAGGGAGGGCTGA